From Saprospiraceae bacterium, one genomic window encodes:
- a CDS encoding TonB-dependent receptor encodes MVCRFNFSKYILCIFACFAVFPLIHQRIYAQQSNPSDTIGHQILDEVIIRSYRQQLKVLELPDVHNQYLVAGKKNEVIQVKDLPFNQAEKTGRQLFAKIPGAFIYDMDGSGNQVNVATRGLDPHRGWEFNIRQNGIITNSDMYGYPASHYNVPMEAIDKIEIIRGTGALQYGAQFGGMINYITKKPDPSKKLSFESINTVGSFGLFSSYNAVGGKIRKLNYYGYYHTRNSDGYRQYAESKSDAQHLHLSYQFSEQFSAIAEISRSYYRFRLPGPLTDAMFEADPKQFTRHRSYYAPEIYVPSLSFQWKPNPNSQINAVVSGIFGNRSSVLFEGLATIRDTILESTRQYAPRFVDVDQFNSKTYELSFLHTQFIRGHKNTFVVGIRGFHNDMNRKQQAPGTTGTDYDLSTTGPFRRDLHYRSNTAAFFMENTFYITDHLTISPGFRYETGRSDLSGKIQYLQDTNIPNRIIHNIPSLGMGLKYEMTPQLKLYGGISQAHRPVILKDIIPASVLERADQNLQNARGFVSELGLKSNIEDWFRLDVSAFAIQYNNRLGNLFIRENDSVAYTLKTNIGDSRIIGLECYLEITPLHNGKSLLSLFTASSYMHSQYINAIIRTGPDANTSIHGNALESVPRWISRNGIQYAYKSLNLTLQYSYTSETYADALNTITPSADGAIGLVPAYGILDLYGSYKFGQQFIIRAGLNNIADKQYFTKRPLFYPGPGIWPSDGRGFYVSFGIKL; translated from the coding sequence ATGGTTTGCAGATTCAATTTTTCAAAATACATCCTTTGCATTTTTGCTTGTTTTGCAGTATTTCCTTTGATTCACCAACGGATATATGCTCAGCAATCAAATCCTTCAGATACCATTGGTCATCAAATTTTGGATGAAGTCATCATTCGCTCTTACAGGCAGCAACTTAAAGTATTGGAGCTACCAGATGTGCACAACCAGTATTTGGTGGCCGGCAAAAAGAATGAGGTCATTCAGGTCAAAGACCTCCCTTTTAATCAGGCAGAAAAAACGGGCAGGCAACTTTTTGCGAAAATACCAGGTGCTTTTATATACGACATGGACGGAAGTGGCAACCAGGTCAATGTAGCGACCAGGGGATTGGATCCACATCGGGGATGGGAGTTTAACATTCGCCAGAATGGCATCATCACCAATTCTGATATGTATGGTTATCCAGCAAGTCATTACAACGTACCCATGGAGGCCATTGACAAAATCGAAATTATCAGAGGCACTGGCGCACTCCAATACGGAGCACAGTTTGGAGGAATGATTAATTACATCACCAAAAAGCCAGATCCTTCTAAAAAATTGTCTTTTGAATCAATCAACACGGTCGGATCTTTTGGTTTATTCAGTTCCTACAATGCGGTGGGCGGAAAAATCAGAAAATTGAATTATTACGGCTATTACCATACCCGGAATTCTGACGGATACCGACAATATGCAGAATCCAAATCCGATGCGCAACATTTGCATCTCAGCTACCAATTTTCAGAACAATTTTCTGCCATCGCAGAAATATCCCGCAGTTATTATCGATTTCGATTGCCGGGGCCTCTTACCGATGCCATGTTTGAAGCAGACCCAAAGCAATTCACCCGTCACCGCAGCTACTATGCACCGGAAATTTATGTCCCCTCTTTATCCTTTCAGTGGAAACCAAATCCAAATTCACAGATCAACGCAGTTGTTTCCGGGATTTTTGGAAACAGGAGCAGTGTGTTGTTTGAAGGACTAGCTACCATCAGAGATACCATCCTCGAATCCACCAGACAATATGCACCCAGGTTTGTAGATGTTGACCAATTTAATTCTAAAACATACGAACTGAGTTTTCTTCATACGCAATTCATACGGGGTCATAAAAATACATTTGTGGTAGGAATACGTGGATTTCACAATGACATGAACAGAAAGCAGCAAGCACCCGGAACGACGGGCACAGATTATGATCTTAGTACCACAGGACCCTTTAGAAGAGATCTCCATTACCGAAGCAATACTGCTGCGTTTTTTATGGAGAACACATTTTACATTACTGACCATTTAACCATTTCTCCCGGATTCCGATATGAAACAGGTCGGTCAGACCTTTCCGGCAAAATTCAATATTTGCAAGACACAAATATCCCCAATCGGATTATTCACAACATTCCTTCCTTGGGCATGGGTTTGAAATATGAGATGACCCCTCAATTAAAACTGTACGGTGGTATTTCACAAGCCCACAGACCGGTCATTCTGAAAGACATTATTCCCGCCTCTGTTCTGGAAAGAGCCGATCAAAATTTACAGAATGCCAGAGGCTTTGTTTCTGAATTGGGCTTAAAGTCCAATATAGAAGACTGGTTCAGATTGGATGTTTCTGCTTTTGCCATCCAATACAACAATCGTCTTGGTAATCTTTTTATCCGGGAAAACGATTCCGTCGCCTATACTCTTAAAACCAATATTGGTGACAGCAGAATCATCGGTCTTGAATGCTATTTGGAAATTACACCCCTTCACAATGGAAAAAGTCTTTTATCCCTGTTTACAGCAAGTTCTTATATGCATTCCCAATACATCAATGCTATCATCCGTACAGGACCGGATGCCAATACTTCCATCCATGGAAATGCATTGGAGTCTGTACCCCGTTGGATCAGCAGAAACGGCATCCAATATGCTTACAAGTCTCTGAATCTTACCCTGCAATACAGTTATACCTCTGAGACGTATGCAGATGCCCTGAATACCATCACTCCAAGCGCAGATGGTGCCATTGGACTTGTACCAGCTTATGGCATTTTGGATTTGTATGGTTCTTATAAATTTGGCCAGCAATTTATTATTAGAGCAGGGCTCAACAACATTGCAGACAAACAGTATTTTACCAAAAGACCTCTGTTTTATCCCGGACCCGGAATCTGGCCATCGGATGGCAGAGGATTTTATGTTTCATTTGGCATTAAACTTTGA
- a CDS encoding TerC family protein → MPTEIIISLITLILLEIVLGIDNIIFLSILSSKLPKEQQRKARRLGIFLAMFMRLALLAAISWVIGLKADLFHIWGEGFSGKDLILILGGIFLLYKSSTEIYHKTEGEEADKTLELVKLSFTAVLAQIVIMDLVFSLDSIITAVGLARELWVMYVAVILSVIIMLVAAEPVAEFVDKHPAFKILALSFLLLIGFTLVAEGFDVEIPKGYIYFSMAFSFAVNILQMRLAKKTKPVVLHEHYKKDTEKLPDDLDMGL, encoded by the coding sequence ATGCCAACTGAAATTATTATTTCGCTCATTACCCTGATTTTGCTCGAAATCGTTTTGGGTATTGACAATATCATTTTCCTTTCTATTTTATCGTCTAAGTTGCCCAAAGAACAACAGCGCAAAGCGAGAAGGCTGGGTATTTTTTTAGCCATGTTTATGAGGTTGGCGCTGCTGGCAGCCATCAGTTGGGTCATTGGATTAAAAGCTGATTTATTTCATATTTGGGGAGAAGGATTTTCTGGAAAGGATTTGATTCTGATTCTGGGAGGAATCTTTTTATTGTACAAATCTTCCACAGAAATATACCATAAGACAGAAGGGGAGGAAGCTGATAAAACTTTGGAACTTGTCAAGCTGAGTTTTACAGCAGTGCTTGCACAAATTGTGATCATGGATCTTGTATTTTCTTTGGACAGCATTATTACCGCAGTTGGACTGGCCCGCGAACTTTGGGTCATGTATGTAGCAGTCATCCTGTCTGTCATTATTATGTTGGTGGCTGCAGAGCCTGTTGCAGAATTTGTGGACAAGCATCCTGCCTTTAAAATTCTCGCACTGAGTTTTCTTTTGCTCATTGGATTTACATTGGTGGCAGAAGGCTTTGATGTTGAAATTCCAAAAGGTTATATTTACTTCTCGATGGCCTTCTCTTTTGCAGTGAATATTTTACAAATGCGACTGGCTAAAAAGACAAAACCTGTTGTCTTGCATGAGCATTACAAAAAGGACACTGAAAAATTGCCCGACGACCTTGACATGGGACTTTAG
- a CDS encoding DUF1684 domain-containing protein gives MNWTNCTTEQFLHPLIYKFIRIWLLCLVSSILSAQNDYALSIQQHRTKIAEEHLKDQRSPLRKGDLKKLRYFPADEQFSLFCNYQKITDADSVIMPTTSGRLKYFVRSAKISFQWNESIHTLFLYRPASAPDSFQHLFLLFYDQSNGEETYAGGRYLDLEAPLTNDNGLLVDFNKAYNPWCAYSDGFNCPIPPEENRLSFPLYAGEKLYKGKHRLGPKSSNARKK, from the coding sequence ATGAATTGGACCAACTGTACAACAGAACAATTCCTTCATCCGCTTATCTACAAGTTTATCAGAATTTGGTTGCTTTGTTTGGTATCCAGTATCTTATCTGCTCAAAATGATTATGCCCTTTCCATTCAACAACACAGAACTAAGATCGCAGAGGAACATTTAAAAGATCAACGTTCTCCATTAAGAAAAGGGGACCTCAAAAAATTGAGATACTTTCCGGCAGATGAACAGTTCAGCTTGTTTTGCAACTATCAAAAGATAACAGATGCCGATAGTGTCATCATGCCAACCACCAGCGGCAGGCTTAAATATTTTGTTAGGAGTGCAAAAATCAGTTTTCAATGGAATGAAAGCATCCATACACTTTTTTTGTACAGACCCGCATCTGCTCCGGACAGTTTCCAACATTTGTTTTTGCTGTTTTACGATCAGAGCAATGGGGAGGAAACTTATGCAGGAGGACGTTATTTGGACCTTGAAGCGCCATTGACAAATGACAATGGACTATTGGTGGATTTTAACAAAGCTTACAATCCATGGTGTGCGTACAGTGATGGTTTTAACTGTCCGATTCCACCAGAAGAAAACAGATTGTCTTTTCCATTGTATGCGGGAGAAAAATTGTACAAAGGCAAACATCGCTTAGGACCAAAGTCTTCAAATGCCAGGAAAAAATAA
- the hemW gene encoding radical SAM family heme chaperone HemW, with the protein MLVAGIYLHIPFCKRKCSYCNFHFSTRMETKDAVLKAIQKEIIQRKEEALAHRIDSIYLGGGTPSILNASELDAILGLMHKNYCLSDDAEITLEANPDDVSRIRLDEWQKLGINRLSLGIQSLDDGLLKWMNRPHNAKDAHQSLELIAASNIRNFSCDLIYGLPQRSDEEWIHDLDTLIGYHVPHLSCYALTVEPKTILHHQVHHTKSVVVSEEDSSRQMLLMLEHLAVHHYEDYEISNFALPGHRSRHNSSYWKGQSYFGFGPAAHSFDGQKRRWNVANNTLYAKSVQENLPCYEEESLSPKDHYNEYIMLQLRRKEGISTRELQTRFPEYFPIAEKIMEEYFTSGHVLKNQDGYFLSPSGKLLCDRISMEAFAE; encoded by the coding sequence ATGCTTGTTGCAGGAATATACTTACACATACCTTTTTGTAAACGAAAATGCAGCTATTGTAATTTTCATTTCTCCACCCGAATGGAAACGAAAGATGCCGTTCTAAAGGCCATCCAAAAAGAGATCATTCAAAGAAAAGAAGAAGCTTTGGCTCATCGCATAGATTCCATCTATTTGGGTGGAGGTACCCCAAGTATTCTGAATGCGTCTGAACTGGATGCCATCCTCGGTCTGATGCACAAGAATTATTGCTTGTCTGATGATGCAGAAATCACCCTGGAAGCCAATCCGGACGATGTAAGCCGTATCCGGCTCGATGAGTGGCAAAAACTTGGCATCAACCGTCTTAGCCTTGGCATTCAATCCCTGGATGATGGTCTGCTCAAATGGATGAACAGGCCTCACAATGCAAAAGATGCCCATCAATCCCTCGAATTAATCGCAGCTTCCAATATTCGCAATTTTTCCTGCGATCTCATCTATGGCTTACCTCAAAGAAGCGATGAAGAATGGATTCACGATCTGGATACACTCATTGGTTATCACGTACCTCATTTGTCCTGCTATGCGTTGACGGTTGAGCCAAAAACCATTTTACACCATCAGGTTCACCATACAAAATCAGTGGTCGTTTCAGAAGAAGACAGCTCACGACAGATGTTGCTTATGTTGGAGCATCTGGCAGTTCATCACTATGAGGATTATGAAATTTCCAATTTTGCTTTGCCAGGTCATCGCTCCCGACACAACAGCAGCTATTGGAAGGGGCAAAGTTATTTTGGATTCGGACCTGCCGCACATTCATTTGATGGTCAAAAGAGAAGATGGAATGTTGCCAACAATACCCTGTATGCAAAATCCGTACAAGAGAATCTACCCTGCTACGAAGAAGAGAGCCTTAGCCCAAAGGACCATTACAACGAATACATCATGCTCCAACTGCGCAGGAAAGAAGGAATTTCTACCAGGGAATTGCAAACAAGATTTCCTGAATACTTTCCTATTGCCGAAAAAATAATGGAAGAATATTTTACCTCGGGCCATGTATTAAAAAATCAGGATGGCTATTTTCTCAGTCCTTCTGGAAAGTTGCTCTGTGACCGGATTAGCATGGAAGCATTTGCAGAATAG
- a CDS encoding methylated DNA-protein cysteine methyltransferase, producing MKSKTSWKIKMDKPLAPEIKEGPEAWNHKYGGTKMLIPTPRLIESLLYQIPKGKIKTLSALREELAEECGADYACPLTTGIFLRICAEYAEELITGGQKKIPPYWRVVRDDGSFFEKFPGGEEQQMKKLQSEGHRIARIGKIRKRWALEL from the coding sequence ATGAAAAGTAAAACCAGTTGGAAAATAAAAATGGATAAACCCTTGGCTCCTGAAATCAAAGAAGGACCTGAAGCCTGGAATCATAAATACGGCGGCACAAAGATGCTCATCCCAACACCCAGATTGATTGAATCCTTATTATACCAAATCCCAAAAGGAAAAATTAAAACGCTCAGCGCTTTGCGGGAAGAATTGGCGGAAGAATGCGGCGCGGATTATGCCTGTCCACTCACGACTGGAATATTTCTAAGAATTTGTGCAGAATACGCGGAGGAGTTGATCACAGGAGGCCAAAAGAAAATTCCTCCTTACTGGAGAGTGGTGAGAGATGATGGAAGCTTTTTTGAAAAATTCCCCGGAGGGGAAGAGCAACAAATGAAAAAACTTCAATCAGAAGGACACAGAATCGCAAGGATAGGTAAAATTAGAAAGCGTTGGGCATTGGAACTTTAA
- a CDS encoding glycosyltransferase family 4 protein: MEIFLDGKRFFYNHTGLGNYSRWLVQSYHQQFPEDRLVILKPGKKQSEYDAFLKETSIGTLSYPSMAGLARSLTSAKWIPDKAIFHGLSAEIPLNIGRKSRNALITVHDVIFKVRPQDYRWHDRTMYDLKLKFALERISQVVAISQKTRQDLIEYYQVPEEKINVIYQNCDSLFYQSAETMEVASFPLLDHLPSVFWICVGSFNPRKNQDSILAAYRCIPEDLRIPIWMIGGGRARSAFRKKVQQSRLSKWFFFPDEISNIQLAFLYRKSMGLIYPSLYEGFGIPAVEAIASGIPVIAHEGTAVAEAAGDGGLYVNTLIDLQLADAMMRIQESNNLRDALIAKGWDHIKTLDEKKNMILQKNVYKIIEQNS, encoded by the coding sequence TTGGAGATTTTTTTAGACGGTAAGCGATTTTTTTACAACCACACCGGACTCGGTAACTACAGCCGCTGGTTGGTGCAATCCTATCATCAACAATTTCCGGAAGATCGACTGGTGATTCTAAAACCGGGAAAGAAACAGAGCGAATATGATGCCTTCTTGAAAGAAACATCCATTGGAACATTGAGCTATCCGTCGATGGCTGGATTGGCGCGATCTTTGACTTCGGCAAAATGGATTCCAGATAAAGCCATTTTTCATGGTCTCAGTGCGGAGATTCCTTTGAACATTGGACGCAAATCCAGAAATGCACTGATCACCGTCCACGATGTTATTTTCAAAGTCCGGCCGCAAGATTATCGCTGGCACGATCGGACGATGTATGATCTAAAATTAAAGTTTGCTTTGGAGAGAATTTCGCAAGTGGTGGCGATAAGTCAAAAAACCAGACAAGATCTGATCGAGTATTATCAAGTGCCGGAGGAAAAGATCAATGTCATTTATCAAAACTGTGATTCTTTATTTTACCAAAGTGCGGAAACCATGGAGGTAGCATCATTTCCATTGTTGGATCATTTGCCGTCTGTGTTTTGGATTTGTGTGGGCAGTTTTAATCCCAGAAAGAATCAGGACAGTATTTTGGCTGCTTATAGATGCATACCTGAGGATCTTAGAATTCCGATATGGATGATTGGAGGAGGCAGGGCCAGAAGTGCATTTAGAAAAAAAGTACAACAAAGTAGATTAAGTAAGTGGTTTTTTTTTCCGGATGAAATATCCAATATACAATTGGCATTTCTCTACAGGAAATCCATGGGTCTTATTTATCCCTCCTTGTATGAAGGTTTTGGTATTCCGGCAGTGGAGGCGATTGCTTCCGGAATTCCGGTGATTGCCCATGAGGGCACAGCGGTGGCAGAGGCTGCCGGAGATGGAGGTTTGTATGTGAATACCCTGATAGACCTGCAGTTGGCAGATGCCATGATGAGGATTCAGGAATCAAATAACTTGCGCGATGCTCTGATTGCAAAAGGATGGGATCATATTAAGACATTGGATGAGAAAAAAAATATGATTTTGCAAAAAAATGTTTACAAAATAATTGAACAAAACTCTTAA
- a CDS encoding elongation factor G, whose protein sequence is MSVDPKHIRNVVLLGHSHSGKTCLIEAMLYEAKAISRRGSIEAGNTVSDFTELEQERKGSLFSKLMHVSWKDSKINLIDTPGSDDFVGEILASMKVADLGIMVLNAAHGVEVGTELIWEYKEKFQLPGMFVINQMDHEKSDFDSTLDQAISRFGPRLIPFQFPVNQGKGFNAIIDALRMVMYEFPAEGGKPVKKEIPASEMDRAKKMHNAIVEAAAENDDSLMERFFETGTLDESELADGLRKGIANQQLFPVFCASATTNKGTGRIMGFINDVCPSPADRPAAKTNKGDLKISAAGPAILFIYKTFSEPKVGRVSYFKVYSGKVKAGDEFINNANRGHERFNQIFVSNGKSREAVDELCAGDLGVVVKLRDSHTNNTLAVKGNDIEIEKIPFPEPRIRAAIHTENKNDLEKLIKSIHDLQEEDPTLILEQSQRLKQNILHGQGQLHLDLVKYRIEKLHGLHLDYIKPRIPYLETITKASDTSYRHKKQTGGSGQFAEVHMRIEPFYDEMPDPAGLTVRNRDSEELEWGGKLAFYWCIVGGSIDSKFSSAIKKGVMNKMIEGPLTGSYCTNIRVSVYDGKMHPVDSNDMAFQIAGTMAFKEAFQNAASQLMEPVYDLEILCSDEFMGDIMGDLQTRRAIIMGMDSDGHYQKIKARVPLAEMHNYSSSLRSLSQGKAKFSMKMAEYAPVTPDIQSKLIQEYQAQHKESEE, encoded by the coding sequence ATGAGCGTAGATCCCAAACACATCAGGAATGTCGTCCTGTTAGGACATTCGCATTCCGGTAAAACTTGCTTGATTGAAGCCATGCTATATGAGGCCAAAGCGATTTCACGCAGAGGAAGCATAGAAGCAGGTAATACCGTATCCGATTTTACCGAGTTGGAACAAGAGCGCAAAGGCAGTTTGTTCAGTAAACTGATGCATGTTAGTTGGAAAGATTCCAAAATAAACCTCATCGACACTCCGGGATCTGATGATTTTGTGGGGGAAATACTAGCCTCCATGAAAGTGGCAGATTTGGGAATCATGGTTTTGAATGCTGCACACGGTGTTGAAGTTGGAACAGAGCTTATTTGGGAGTATAAGGAAAAATTTCAGTTGCCCGGTATGTTTGTTATCAATCAGATGGACCATGAAAAATCTGATTTTGATTCCACACTGGATCAGGCCATTTCTAGATTTGGACCGCGATTGATACCTTTTCAGTTCCCAGTCAATCAAGGCAAGGGTTTTAATGCCATCATCGATGCTTTGAGAATGGTCATGTACGAATTTCCTGCGGAAGGAGGCAAGCCAGTGAAGAAAGAGATTCCAGCATCTGAAATGGATCGCGCTAAAAAAATGCACAACGCCATTGTAGAAGCTGCAGCGGAAAATGACGACAGCCTGATGGAGCGCTTTTTTGAGACAGGTACGCTGGACGAATCCGAATTGGCCGATGGACTGCGAAAGGGAATCGCCAATCAACAATTGTTTCCTGTTTTTTGCGCATCTGCCACCACCAATAAAGGTACCGGTCGTATCATGGGATTCATCAATGACGTTTGTCCATCCCCGGCTGACCGACCAGCCGCCAAAACCAACAAGGGCGATTTGAAAATTTCTGCTGCAGGACCTGCCATTTTATTTATTTACAAAACATTCAGCGAACCCAAAGTGGGCAGGGTCTCCTATTTCAAGGTGTACTCCGGCAAAGTCAAAGCGGGCGATGAATTTATCAACAATGCCAATCGCGGCCATGAGCGCTTTAATCAGATCTTTGTTTCCAATGGCAAGAGTCGCGAAGCCGTCGATGAATTGTGTGCAGGAGATTTGGGTGTGGTCGTTAAATTGCGAGACAGCCATACCAACAATACACTTGCGGTCAAAGGCAACGATATTGAAATTGAGAAAATTCCATTTCCGGAACCTCGCATCCGTGCTGCCATTCATACAGAAAACAAAAACGATCTGGAGAAACTGATCAAAAGCATCCACGATCTGCAAGAGGAAGATCCTACATTAATCCTGGAACAATCACAAAGGCTCAAACAAAATATCCTTCACGGTCAAGGACAGTTGCATCTGGATCTGGTGAAATACAGGATTGAAAAATTGCACGGACTTCATTTGGATTATATCAAACCCAGAATTCCTTATCTGGAGACCATTACCAAAGCATCCGACACCTCTTACCGCCACAAAAAACAGACGGGTGGTTCTGGTCAATTTGCTGAAGTGCACATGCGGATCGAACCCTTCTATGATGAAATGCCAGACCCTGCCGGTCTCACAGTGAGAAACAGGGACAGCGAAGAATTGGAATGGGGAGGCAAACTTGCCTTTTATTGGTGCATTGTCGGAGGGTCCATCGATTCAAAATTTTCGAGCGCCATCAAAAAAGGAGTGATGAACAAAATGATCGAAGGTCCTCTTACGGGTTCGTATTGTACCAATATCAGGGTTTCCGTGTATGACGGCAAAATGCATCCGGTGGACAGCAACGATATGGCGTTTCAGATCGCTGGCACCATGGCTTTCAAAGAAGCATTCCAAAATGCTGCCTCGCAATTGATGGAGCCTGTCTATGATCTTGAAATATTGTGCTCGGATGAATTCATGGGAGACATCATGGGAGATTTGCAAACAAGAAGAGCCATAATCATGGGAATGGATTCAGACGGACATTATCAAAAAATAAAAGCCCGGGTTCCATTGGCTGAGATGCACAATTATTCTTCATCTTTGAGATCCTTGTCCCAGGGCAAGGCAAAATTTTCCATGAAGATGGCGGAGTATGCACCCGTGACTCCTGATATACAGTCCAAATTGATTCAGGAATATCAGGCTCAGCACAAAGAATCTGAAGAATAA
- a CDS encoding O-antigen ligase family protein, with protein MDYLKFTELSWSRRIFLLGCFLFAAGLCWSNFLLSIGSMCFFLSLFFPNGQTRDQQSTLQNFNHFLGALRTQPYTLFIILYFITVLISGLWSSHLDDYWFQLKMLLPMLIMPLAWARHQQIRSMELQWIIRIFILSCLVVSMFVLGRYFSNFEEYNLSLLKGKAIPTPISHIRFSLMMALCALLLFKSFFDQSSFFHPWLDRMGFLYFFYLIHALSVKSGMVALYLALLSFVAIWCFRRKLWKKGLLFLIALFLIGLLAFYISPSLQNKYYYTIWQIGEMYRGKWLFYSDLERLKSIQAGWEMIKENPVLGSGAGDRMQATRETYMRIYNHQDIKLPHNQFLFSWAFYGVFNFVVLLLLMYFSLLRTNSWKTEYIPSMQIIVWSSMLYEHSLNTQVGIALFMFSYLLAHLALHPKPDGF; from the coding sequence ATGGATTATTTAAAATTCACAGAGCTTTCCTGGTCCCGTCGGATTTTCCTTCTGGGCTGTTTTCTCTTTGCTGCAGGTTTGTGCTGGTCAAATTTCTTATTGAGCATTGGCAGTATGTGTTTCTTTCTTTCCTTGTTTTTTCCAAATGGTCAAACAAGAGACCAGCAGTCCACCCTGCAGAATTTCAATCATTTTCTGGGTGCTTTGCGAACACAGCCATACACTTTATTCATCATACTGTATTTTATTACGGTTCTGATTTCCGGATTGTGGTCTTCACATTTGGATGATTATTGGTTTCAGTTGAAAATGCTCCTTCCCATGTTAATCATGCCACTGGCCTGGGCCCGTCATCAACAGATCAGGTCAATGGAATTGCAATGGATCATTCGGATTTTTATCCTGAGTTGTTTGGTGGTTTCCATGTTTGTTCTTGGTAGATATTTCAGCAATTTTGAAGAGTACAACTTGTCGTTGCTCAAGGGTAAGGCCATTCCAACCCCAATTTCCCACATTCGATTTAGTCTGATGATGGCCTTGTGTGCCCTATTGCTTTTTAAATCATTTTTTGACCAAAGCAGTTTTTTTCATCCATGGCTGGATCGGATGGGATTCCTTTATTTCTTTTATCTCATTCACGCCCTGAGTGTCAAATCAGGGATGGTAGCCTTGTATTTGGCATTGTTAAGTTTTGTGGCCATCTGGTGTTTTCGAAGAAAACTTTGGAAGAAGGGTTTACTATTTCTGATTGCCTTGTTCCTGATTGGTTTGCTTGCCTTTTACATAAGTCCCAGCCTTCAAAACAAATATTACTACACCATCTGGCAAATTGGTGAAATGTACCGGGGTAAATGGTTGTTTTATTCAGACCTCGAGCGATTGAAGTCCATACAAGCTGGTTGGGAAATGATCAAAGAAAATCCCGTTCTGGGATCCGGTGCCGGAGATCGAATGCAAGCCACCAGGGAGACTTATATGCGCATCTATAACCACCAGGACATCAAGCTGCCTCATAATCAGTTTTTGTTTTCCTGGGCGTTTTACGGTGTGTTCAATTTTGTGGTATTGCTTTTGCTGATGTATTTTAGTTTGTTAAGAACCAATTCCTGGAAGACAGAATACATTCCTTCCATGCAAATCATTGTGTGGAGCTCTATGTTGTATGAGCACAGCTTGAATACACAAGTTGGAATTGCTTTATTTATGTTTTCTTATCTGCTTGCCCATCTTGCCTTACATCCAAAACCAGATGGATTCTGA
- a CDS encoding DMT family transporter, with protein sequence MAHKTVWKAHLMLTLVALIYGANYSIAKIVMDPGLLGANGFILLRICAGSILFLLFFGKPIKPDKKDIPLFLICAVTGVLANQLLFFNGLERTSPIHAALMMICTPLIVMLLLGLQGKGVNWKQWLGCMIGFLAASYIIVYSTSGQSGSGNLIGDLMVLVNALFFGIFLTKTPPLIARYGAFEMMKWLFIISLLFCLPIGLYDLITAEWEQFNRSHWSSLLFVLVCTTFMAYALNAKALEIASSSLVGNYIYLQPFIAVVFAYLTGKDRLNISTCFAGMVILWAVWWVEKSAKPAHKDYN encoded by the coding sequence ATGGCTCATAAAACAGTCTGGAAGGCCCATTTGATGTTGACATTGGTCGCCCTGATCTACGGCGCCAATTACAGCATTGCCAAGATCGTCATGGATCCGGGACTATTGGGCGCCAACGGATTTATCTTGCTGAGGATTTGTGCAGGTTCTATTTTGTTTTTGCTTTTCTTTGGCAAACCCATAAAGCCTGATAAAAAAGACATTCCACTTTTTCTGATCTGCGCAGTAACAGGTGTGCTTGCCAATCAGCTTTTATTTTTCAACGGATTGGAAAGGACCAGCCCCATTCACGCTGCATTAATGATGATTTGCACCCCTTTGATTGTCATGTTGTTGCTTGGATTGCAGGGAAAAGGAGTAAATTGGAAGCAATGGCTGGGCTGCATGATTGGATTTTTGGCGGCATCCTATATCATTGTTTACTCCACTTCCGGACAATCCGGATCCGGTAATTTGATTGGAGATCTGATGGTTTTGGTAAATGCTTTATTCTTTGGAATTTTTCTAACAAAAACCCCACCGCTGATTGCCAGGTATGGCGCATTTGAAATGATGAAATGGTTGTTTATAATCTCACTATTGTTTTGTCTTCCCATTGGGCTGTATGATTTGATTACTGCAGAATGGGAACAGTTTAACAGGTCCCATTGGAGCAGCCTGTTGTTCGTATTGGTTTGCACCACATTTATGGCCTATGCACTCAATGCAAAAGCACTTGAAATTGCCTCCTCTTCATTGGTCGGAAATTATATTTATCTGCAACCGTTTATTGCAGTTGTGTTTGCTTATCTCACTGGCAAAGACCGCTTGAACATATCCACTTGTTTTGCAGGAATGGTTATTCTATGGGCGGTTTGGTGGGTAGAAAAAAGCGCAAAACCCGCACACAAAGACTATAATTGA